From Acidobacteriota bacterium, one genomic window encodes:
- a CDS encoding 6-phosphofructokinase, translated as MRIGILTGGGDVPGLNSCIKAVVNRAEVEGQQVLGIRRGWRGLLMLDPEDPSSLAACTVKLDNAVVRTIDRTGGTFLHTSRTNPGRVSADELPPFLQSTCRQGAGKNPFLDCTAHVVSNLEKLRLDALIPIGGDDTLGYGERLHREGFPVVAIPKTMDNDVFGTDYCIGFSTAVTRSVNFLHQLRTSAGSHERIAVVELFGRNSGETSLISSYLAGTDRALISEVPFCPDRLAGLLMADKRDNPSNYAMVSISEGAQMVGEVPVESGRADAYGHRKLGGIGAATGRALKRVTGQNIIYQQLSYLMRSGSPDSLDLMVSLNYANMAMSLIMKRQFGRLVAMREGRYTNLPLSRIGEGLKRVDVDELYDRDHYRPKVRHVDGKPMFLY; from the coding sequence ATGCGCATCGGAATCCTGACGGGAGGCGGCGACGTTCCCGGACTGAATTCCTGCATCAAGGCGGTGGTCAATCGGGCCGAAGTCGAAGGTCAGCAGGTTCTCGGCATCAGGCGCGGGTGGCGGGGATTGCTGATGCTCGATCCCGAGGACCCGTCCTCGCTGGCTGCCTGCACCGTGAAACTGGATAACGCGGTGGTTCGGACTATCGACAGAACCGGGGGCACCTTCCTCCACACCTCCCGAACCAATCCGGGCAGGGTGTCGGCTGACGAGTTGCCTCCATTCCTGCAGTCCACCTGCCGGCAAGGGGCAGGGAAGAATCCTTTTCTGGATTGCACCGCCCACGTTGTGAGCAACCTGGAGAAGCTGAGGCTGGATGCATTGATACCTATCGGGGGCGACGACACCCTGGGGTATGGGGAAAGGCTCCACCGCGAGGGCTTTCCGGTGGTGGCCATCCCCAAGACCATGGACAACGATGTTTTCGGGACCGACTACTGCATCGGGTTCTCTACGGCGGTGACCCGCAGCGTGAACTTCCTGCATCAGTTGAGGACTTCGGCAGGATCCCACGAGCGCATTGCGGTGGTGGAACTCTTCGGTCGAAACAGCGGTGAAACCTCCCTTATATCCTCCTACCTGGCGGGCACCGATCGAGCGCTGATTTCAGAGGTTCCCTTCTGTCCGGATCGACTGGCCGGCCTGCTGATGGCGGACAAGCGCGACAATCCCAGCAACTACGCCATGGTCAGCATATCCGAGGGTGCTCAGATGGTTGGAGAAGTCCCGGTGGAATCGGGCCGGGCCGATGCCTATGGACACAGGAAGCTGGGCGGAATCGGCGCAGCCACGGGGCGGGCGCTCAAGCGGGTTACGGGGCAAAACATCATCTATCAGCAACTTTCTTATCTCATGAGGAGCGGTTCCCCCGATTCACTGGATCTCATGGTGTCCTTGAATTATGCCAATATGGCCATGTCGCTGATCATGAAGCGCCAGTTCGGCCGGTTGGTAGCGATGCGGGAGGGCCGCTATACCAACCTGCCCCTCAGTCGGATCGGAGAAGGCCTGAAGCGGGTGGATGTGGATGAGCTGTACGATCGAGACCACTATCGTCCCAAGGTACGCCATGTGGACGGTAAGCCGATGTTTCTTTACTAA